The following are encoded together in the Rhinopithecus roxellana isolate Shanxi Qingling chromosome 5, ASM756505v1, whole genome shotgun sequence genome:
- the HYPK gene encoding huntingtin-interacting protein K isoform X1, translated as MRRRGEIDMATEGDVELELETETSGPERPPEKPRKHDSGAADLERVTDYAEEKEIQSSNLETAMSVIGDRRSREQKAKQEREKELAKVTIKKEDLELIMTEMEISRAAAERSLREHMGNVVEALIALTN; from the exons ATGCGGCGGCGTGGTGAAATAGATATGGCGACTGAGGGAGATGTGGAGCTGGAGTTAGAGACTGAGACCAGTGGACCAGAGCGGCCTCCCGAGAAGCCACGGAAGCATGACAGCGGTGCGGCGGACTTGGAGCGGGTCACCGACTATGCGGAGGAGAAGGAGATCCAGAGTTCCAATCTGGAGACG GCCATGTCTGTGATTGGAGACAGAAGGTCCCGGGAGCAGAAAGCCAAACAGGAGCG GGAGAAAGAACTGGCAAAAGTCACTATCAAGAAGGAAGATCTGGAGCTGATA ATGACCGAGATGGAGATATCTCGAGCAGCAGCAGAACGCAGCTTGCGGGAACACATGGGCAACGTGGTAGAGGCGCTTATTGCCCTAACCAACTGA
- the HYPK gene encoding huntingtin-interacting protein K isoform X2, with translation MRRRGEIDMATEGDVELELETETSGPERPPEKPRKHDSGAADLERVTDYAEEKEIQSSNLETGERTGKSHYQEGRSGADSE, from the exons ATGCGGCGGCGTGGTGAAATAGATATGGCGACTGAGGGAGATGTGGAGCTGGAGTTAGAGACTGAGACCAGTGGACCAGAGCGGCCTCCCGAGAAGCCACGGAAGCATGACAGCGGTGCGGCGGACTTGGAGCGGGTCACCGACTATGCGGAGGAGAAGGAGATCCAGAGTTCCAATCTGGAGACG GGAGAAAGAACTGGCAAAAGTCACTATCAAGAAGGAAGATCTGGAGCTGATAGTGAGTAG